Genomic window (Tripterygium wilfordii isolate XIE 37 chromosome 11, ASM1340144v1, whole genome shotgun sequence):
TATAGTCACCATGGTGATATATGACGTATTTCATAAGAATGAATAGATAGATTGTACCTTGGGCAACAAGGATTTATGAGTAAATCGGAAGACTTTTTCCTTTCCCGCAATGAGCTTCAGTACAAGCTTTCCCTAATGCAACTCCAGCTGCTTGTTGAATCATGAGTTTTGCTTAATTCTACATGCCCACGAGTTTTCTTTATGCCATGAAGGTTGTTACCAGAATGATGCTACCGATGTACAGTTGCAACCCAGCTGCTACGGACGGAGGTTGAACCGAGTTTAACAGAACAGTTGAACCTGGCACTCAGTTCAGTTCCTTCAACAGCTGGTGTTAAGATTGAAGGTGAAGTTGGTGAATACTATTACTATTTACTAATGGCGTCAATCATGGACCAAGCTCGAAACTTTGTAAAAAGAATCCAAAGCCCAATAAGCATATTCTGGCCCACTGCACTATTCTTCCCGATCAAGACCGGTTCACTATCCTACAAAAGCACGATAATAATAGTAATCATGTCATGCGACAATTAAGACACAAAGCACCACCTACCATCTAAACATGCACAGATTTGGGATGATACCACATTAATCACTGCTGCCTTTAGTTAGGGGCACATAATCCATCCTTGccatgtctatatatatatatatatatatatatatatatatatatattgttggttCTTATCCACCCCTTACCCTTTGGGAATAAAATTGAAGTATAGAAACTTGTTCTTAAGACTAGACCGATAAGGTGGCATTTCCCAATTTTATCCAGAATGTGATTTGTTAGTTTACGATTGGAAAAGATGAATGTGGGAGCTTGTTACTCGTTTCCGCAATCAATCAATGATTTATATAAGTCATCAGTAATACTGCAAAACTTAAAGAATATGTTAGAGAATCCTTGACTGAGAGGTTTCGGCCAAAAATGCTCCGATGATCAACTCGATCATCAATTTTTGATAGGAGGGTGGTTTGTCGAATACTTATGAAACGTGTACCATAATCTCtcctcttttttcattttttagctTAGAAGGCACTCTTTGGGGGAAtagaaaactatatatatatatccaagagGTTAAGCAAATACATAAAGGGAATTAAAGTGATTAAATTTGTGGTTGCTATATATGATTTATGccattataatataatatatatggagaAAATATGTTGTTTCAAATCAAATTTGTTAGGGCTTCATTATCAATATATAATCCATCCAGATCCAGGGACAGGGAGTAATTATTATTAAGTAGAGCATGACCATCCAACCTCcttttgggttttgggtttttgctTGTCGAGTCATGAGATAATGCATGCAATGCAATTGTTTCCATGtattcactatatatatattacatccaATTCAATGCAACTACAACTACTCCATATACAAAAAGCCAAATTTATGGGATGTTTCACGAAACTATTCAATCAAATCCAACTTTAAAATGATTATAATCGATCGATCCCAACCAAAAagtcaatttcaatttcattaataaaacacaCTACTATGCAAAAAAAGTATCAATTGGCAACCCTTTTGcgtttttattttgaatattttatttttatggggTGAATGTGATTACTTCAAAATTATTAATTGCATTAGAGAAACTTAATTCTATATATACATTCCATTATTAATTAGATAATTGTACCAAGACCAAAATATTCCCCATTAATTTCAATGGGAGCATGCAATGCATGTCCATCTTCTGCAAATTATTCTCCATGGAAACTCATCGATCCTCATTTTTCTTCAGGATGATATTAATTGATTTGTCGCCTACATTCTAACGTTTGTCAATTATTAGTAATTTATTATCAAGCCAAATCCAAACAGCTGCTTATCTTTTATGTTCAATGGCAAGTTCGAATAACAAAGACACATGCCAAGCATGCATATCATGtccaaaatgaataaaaataactcataattttccttaaaaatttatattaattaatatctTTCATGGGACAACATTAAGATATAGGTCATAGGATCCCTTGCAATGGGTCTCAATGACCGTACGGTTTTATATATCCTTAAAAAAACTTTTCGATGTGTGACTTTTATCTTAGCATAATAATCATTCTTTAGAGATTGAACTCTAGAAGCAAGAGCTCCAATTACACTAGCAATGAAAAGGGAGAATAATATAGGGATATCGAACAAGTTTCCAAAATTTAGGCCAAAAGGGTTACCATTTTGGATTTGGTTGAAAGAATCCATGAGAATTCTTTCAAGACTTTGCTATACAGGATGCATTAATTAAGAAGTACCAACATGCCAGATAGCCAGTTACTATGATGTTGCAATATATACACtaactgatatatatatatatataaaaacacaaaactgATTAATGTGGCTGCAGCCAAGTCTCTGAACCTACACTACCTAGTCATGACATCTATGAAATTAACCATAAAATATTACCTTCCAAGATTGTATTACCAACTAGCTAGGCAACTAGCAAAGTTTTTATTATTAGGGCATgtgatgtgtgtgtatatatatatatatatatatatatatatatatatatatgaatatatacaatTGAAATCTTCATATTACAAATTTCGATAAAAGTACTGATTTTTAGTGCTTTTACTGTCAATATGTAAAATGACAAAATGAGAggatttgtatatatatattttttgataaaagAGGATTTGTATATTTGATGGCATGCGTAAAGATGAAAAGaaattttgatgacatgaataatCATAAATCATACATGGGGAATCATAGAAAATTTGATGGCCAATGACTATTCATTTGTCTAGTTAATCCGTCACCATTATTTAGGGGTGCCAAAACTATGTCTGGATGACCAAATTTGTCCGACtagaattaaatcaagtttgtacaaaagttatatgtttgaaattcgagtctaaacacaaatttttttttttcggtttaAAACCATGTTCAAATCCAAAAACAGAAATCTTATCCGGACCCTGACTCGAATTAAGttgttgtccgatttacttgtcagGATTTAAAATATTCAGGGTTTGGTTAATTAaatatgtccgaaatccaatataaattagggttcgaacatataaatatttcataaacatgtgATGTTGTCTGATCCgaaacttattttttttccatcccTATGGCATTGTTGATGGATGGTATTCCCTTTTCAACTCTCAAGTAATTGCGTATTCCTTTGCCCTTCTTCCCCATCATAATCATCACTTGCCTACATTAATTGAGATGTTTGACCAACAAAGATATAGATTAAACATCATTGTAACTACATATGTTACAGCTAAATAGCTAATAATAAGTAGAATATCAATATTTAAGCAACAGCATTCATAGTCATAGACTAAACAAAATTAcacaaacccaacaaaaaaaaaaagttttaatttaaaactatgaaatcaaacaattcaagtgaaaaattatggaaaaaagtttttcagtttttcttaGTTCTTACAGTCAAGACTTACCAAGTACAGAATAAAGCTGATAAGCTGAAAAAggcaaaaaataaatgtaaccAGAGGTAAATCCGAGCAGAtgtgagagagacagagagagagtggCGCGTGAATTACTGATAATCAGTCATCTTCAAAGCAAGCCCCCTAAAGAAAAACCCCGTCAAATTCCCATGCTTCTCTTTTACTGTATGCGTAATATGATGTGTTGTAAACTCATCACCTACCACAGATAACTCCATCCATTCTCTCTAATTATTTCCCCACCCCATTCACCACCTCTATTGCACGGAATGCCATGTCCTCCTTCTCCTGGCGAGAACTTTGAATCCACAAAATAAgactttttcttcttgttctttctgGCTTTGGTTTCACAGAAAGCTGCATCCCAGTTTAGTTTTGCATTCACATTTGCTTCCATGGACGAAGCCCACATGAAAAAAATGAACTCTTTATGTCTATATAATTGGTCTTTCTGTGCATTCCCTTGATTTGGGTTCCTTACTTCCTTAGATAGGACTGTTCTTCGCACGGTGTTTCTGGGTCCGAGATCTGAGGATGCGGGCTTCGATTTCTTAGCCTGAAGATTGGGGAATGGTGGAGTGGCTTCAAAGATCTGGTCTTTGGAAGTTCCTATCCTGATTACCATCACTCATAGGTAAATGATACGAGGCATTACTTCTTTCTGATATCTAttgtcctttttttctttccagtTTTCGAATGTAAAGATCACAAGTTTTTGGCTTGTTAATGAACCATTTTTTTAGGAACGATGGAAATTTGTTATCTGCTTTTTTTAATCCCAATCCCTGCGTTTCCTGATCTGTCTATTTGCTCATTGAAGTGGTTTTTGACTTCCCGTCTTGCTCTTCTGCTTCTTGGTCTCTCTCTTCTAGTTCTGGTTTTTACGATTAATGCTATTGCGGTATGTTCTCACGTGTTTTGATAAATTGACGTGGAAATTGAAAATGCATAGGAATAGTGAAGTATATGTAACCATGTTTATATGTGGGGATATCAATCTTcatgtcttttcttttttgaaaaggtATAGCCACCCTAAATACCATTAATAGGGATAAAACCCAGAAGATCAACAATATTCTTGATTCTCTTGAGCCATTAATTTAGGTCTCTGCCGTTTCAAAGCAGAACAAAACATGGCCACTGATCTGAACGCAGAATTATCCAAGAAGACTCACATTTTTGGCCTCAAGGTCTGGGAAGTGATTGGGGTTGCTGTAGCATTATTTATCATAGTCATTCTTGCCGTGTTGTCCTTCTGTTTAACTTCGAGGAAGAAATCAAGAGTTACCAGAAACAGGCTTCCTCTTAGCCAAATCCCTACTGTTTCAAAGGAAATCAAGGAAGTCCGGGTAGAGCAAGTGCCAACAAATGAGTTTGTTCCTCAGGATGGGATTCTTCTCACAATTCATGACAAGTCTAGTGATAAGGATTCTGATAAGGTGATGGTTCATCTGGGTATGGGCAAATTGAAGAATGGGGATAATAGCAGTCAATCAGGTTCATTTCATCACTTAGAAAAAGATGGTGGATCTCAGTCAGGTGAAGAAGGAAGTTCGGGCAAAATAACTGTGTACAAGCCTTCTTCTTCATATCCAATAACTGCTCCTTCTCCTCTTTCTGGACTGCCTGAGTTCTCTCACCTAGGTTGGGGTCACTGGTTTACAATGAGGGATCTTGAACTCGCAACAAACCGGTTTTCTAAGGAAAATGTACTTGGTGAGGGTGGATATGGAGTCGTTTATCGGGGACATCTGATCAATGGAACTCCAGTGGCAGTTAAGAAGATCCTTAATAACCTGTGAgttgaaaattatccttttgGAAATCTATTAAGTTACTAAAATTTAGTTGTTGTTGATTATTTCATGTTTTAGTTGTTGagttttaattttgttcaactcttaattgtttcttttttctagGGGCCAAGCAGAGAAAGAGTTTAGAGTGGAAGTTGAAGCTATTGGGCATGTGCGCCACAAGAATTTGGTTCGTCTTCTGGGATACTGCATTGAAGGAACACATAGGTGTGGTTTCTATTCAGGAAGCTAGTTTGATGTTTGAATTGGTtacttaaataaattattttgaacCTGTTAGCACATCTTTAAAAGGAAACATGTATGAAAGCATCTTTTGTGGCAAATATTTTAGTGTGGCCATATTGCATCTAGTCATATTTGATGGCAATAATAGAAGTATATGGTCTCATatgttaaataatatttatcacAGGATGTTGGTTTATGAGTATGTCAACAATGGAAATTTAGAACAATGGCTTCATGGTGCTATGCGTCAGCATGGTTATCTTACTTGGGAGGCCCGCATGAAGGTTCTTCTTGGCATGGCTAAGGCGTAAGTTAATTCTTTTGCTTCCTTTTTCTGTCTTGATCTAGGTCTCATTTGTCGTAATATATTTCTTGCAGTCTTGCTTACTTGCATGAGGCAATCGAGCCAAAAGTGGTCCATCGAGATATTAAGTCAAGCAATATATTAATTGATGATGAATTCAATGCAAAGGTTTCTGACTTTGGCCTGGCCAAGTTGTTGGGTGCTGGAATGAGCCATGTCACAACTCGAGTTATGGGAACATTTGGGTGAGTATTTTCTCAAATTCCTTACAACGCTATAATATTCcttaaatctctctctctctactgtcTCACAATTTCGTGTCTTTTCTTAGATATGTGGCTCCTGAATATGCTAATACCGGTCTTCTGAATGAAAAGAGTGATGTTTATAGCTTTGGGGTTGTTCTTTTGGAAACCATTACTGGAAGAGATCCTGTGGACTATGGCCGTTCTTCTCATGAGGTATGCAATAACTATTATATGTGGTTTGTTAATTGGCTGACAAGGCATTAATGTAATAAAGCTACTTAACAGTCATCGATGAAACTAGTGAACTTTGCAACTGCATTATAATTGTTTGCAATAAATTGTATTTAAGGACTTGAATCAACCCTGAATAGCTCTATCATATCAATTCACTTTATCTGATATCGCATGTTACCTGTTCTAGGTATTACATTGACAAGAAGTCTTTTTTAACAGGTAAACCTTGTTGATTGGCTGAAAATGATGGTTGGTAACAGGCGATCTGAAGAAGTGGTTGACCCAAATATTGAGGTAAGGCCACCAACTAGAGCTCTAAAGCGGGCCCTTTTGACTGCTCTGAGGTGTGTTGATCCTGATTCTGAAAAAAGACCTAAGATGGGTCAAGTTGTTCGTATGCTTGAGTCGGAGGAATATCCTATACCAAGAGAGGTTAGTGTCTGACTTGAACACTACAAAAGTATTTCTGATAGGCTCTGTTTAAAATTATGCATGAATCTAAATGATTAGAATGAAAAGGAATCCTCCTATCTTGGGTCAGCTCAGACTCATTTATTGGCaaaggttttgatgatgatagtATTTTTTGGTCTAAATTTGTTTGCACTGCAAGAGCTCTACACTACAGTTTTGGTCCTTTTCTGGATTGACACCATATCTTTATCTAATTATCTCATCATGGGGGCATTTGAATGTTTCTTCTCTTCGTGCTCCTTGCTTTGCATTATAAAAGCTTTCCTAAACAGTCGAGCTGAAGGTTAAAATCAAAATGTGTTATCACACTTCATCTGAGTGATAAAACAAATTACTCGAATGACTTTCTTTTTATGTGTTACTTGTCCACTTTTTCGACCATTTTAAATATAGTTTGAGAACTTCTTTATATGGTCTGGTGTTACCGTGGTAATGAGCTTCATACTAATAACTGGCCAGCTTTAAGTTCTTCCAATTGATCTGGATATGTTACATGCTATCCTTCTGAATGGACATGTTTCAAGGGATCAACTTTTGAATTAGTGCTGAGGTGAAATTTGGTAACTTTCAGGATCGCCGGCATCGAAGAACACATGGAGGTAGCACAGAGATTGAATCACAGAAGGAAAATTCCGACACTGATAAGAGTGATTATCCAGGGTCTAGATCAGAGAGAAGACGAACATAACAAACAGGCGATTCATTTGGATGTTCTAAAGAATTTATGAGTTGATTGTCCATTTTCAGATGGGAAGGGGTTAATTCTTAACggttcttttttaaaaaaaaaaacctgaaatACTCTTGGGTTCACTTCTGAGCAAGTCTGTCAATATGTAGGTGTGTTGGATCTTTTGGGGAAGGTATTCATTGctattgtttcttttgtttttattattcttgCGTTTGGTTTCTAGATGGAGAGATGATTGTTTAAAAAACTGATACTTCTGAGGAACCCAAGTC
Coding sequences:
- the LOC120009074 gene encoding probable receptor-like protein kinase At5g18500, giving the protein MATDLNAELSKKTHIFGLKVWEVIGVAVALFIIVILAVLSFCLTSRKKSRVTRNRLPLSQIPTVSKEIKEVRVEQVPTNEFVPQDGILLTIHDKSSDKDSDKVMVHLGMGKLKNGDNSSQSGSFHHLEKDGGSQSGEEGSSGKITVYKPSSSYPITAPSPLSGLPEFSHLGWGHWFTMRDLELATNRFSKENVLGEGGYGVVYRGHLINGTPVAVKKILNNLGQAEKEFRVEVEAIGHVRHKNLVRLLGYCIEGTHRMLVYEYVNNGNLEQWLHGAMRQHGYLTWEARMKVLLGMAKALAYLHEAIEPKVVHRDIKSSNILIDDEFNAKVSDFGLAKLLGAGMSHVTTRVMGTFGYVAPEYANTGLLNEKSDVYSFGVVLLETITGRDPVDYGRSSHEVNLVDWLKMMVGNRRSEEVVDPNIEVRPPTRALKRALLTALRCVDPDSEKRPKMGQVVRMLESEEYPIPREDRRHRRTHGGSTEIESQKENSDTDKSDYPGSRSERRRT